From a single Collimonas pratensis genomic region:
- a CDS encoding glutaredoxin domain-containing protein encodes MTRSVLDEASIHPAIRQTITDSHADIVREVQDAIASNKVVVIGMTQNPFPRKARKALDAISAPYKYLEYGSYLGQWKRRNALKMWTGWPTFPIIFVNGTLVGGANDLQRLIDSGEFARMVAG; translated from the coding sequence ATGACCCGCAGCGTCCTCGATGAAGCCAGTATCCACCCCGCCATCCGCCAGACCATCACCGATAGCCATGCCGACATCGTTCGCGAGGTACAAGACGCCATCGCGAGCAACAAGGTTGTTGTGATCGGCATGACGCAGAATCCGTTTCCGCGCAAGGCACGCAAGGCGCTGGATGCGATTTCCGCTCCCTACAAGTATCTTGAATATGGCAGCTACCTGGGCCAGTGGAAACGCCGCAATGCACTCAAGATGTGGACCGGCTGGCCGACTTTCCCGATAATATTCGTCAACGGTACGCTGGTAGGCGGCGCCAACGACTTGCAGCGTCTGATCGATAGCGGCGAGTTTGCGCGAATGGTTGCCGGCTGA